In one window of Bacillota bacterium LX-D DNA:
- the lonB gene encoding ATP-dependent protease LonB encodes MNNFASSLNGLLIFIQVFFAVIIGLYFWNLLRSQQGNRFAVQKESKRELEKLAKLRKISLSQPLAEKTRPSTFAEVIGQEEGIKALKAALCGPNPQHVIVYGPPGVGKTAAARLVLEEAKKSSISPFKEDAKFVEVDGTTSRFDERGIADPLIGSVHDPIYQGAGAMGMAGIPQPKPGAVTKAHGGMLFIDEIGELHPIQINKLLKVLEDRKVFLESAYYNSEDANIPAHIHDMFQNGLPADFRLVGATTRLPHELPPAIRSRCLEVFFRALTPEEIGIIGRNAVQKIGYTITDKAINVLEKYATNGREAVNIIQIAAGLALGNDKKEIDAADIEWVVNSGQYSPRPEKKIPAVPQVGVVNGLAIVGPNLGTLLELEVCVLPVPKGKGKVTVTGVVEEEEMGGSDGKKIRRKSMAKGSVENVLTCLRRNTDLDPRDYDIHVNFPGGIPVDGPSAGVTIATAIYSAIKNIPVDNKVAMTGEVSIYGNIKPIGGVVAKVEAAQQAGAKKVYIPMENYQEIFKEMENIEVIPVEKLSQLLKYVLDVDLSDKNFELPKLKTEILAARSVANSHSSSVGR; translated from the coding sequence ATGAATAATTTTGCCTCTAGTCTAAATGGGTTGCTAATTTTTATTCAGGTGTTTTTTGCGGTTATTATTGGTTTGTATTTTTGGAATTTGTTGCGCAGTCAGCAAGGTAATAGGTTTGCAGTTCAAAAAGAGTCGAAACGTGAACTGGAGAAATTGGCTAAACTGCGCAAAATATCCTTGTCCCAACCTTTGGCTGAAAAAACTAGACCCAGTACATTTGCAGAAGTTATTGGTCAAGAAGAAGGTATTAAAGCATTGAAGGCTGCTTTATGTGGCCCTAATCCACAGCATGTTATTGTTTATGGGCCTCCAGGCGTGGGAAAAACAGCAGCAGCCAGACTTGTTTTAGAAGAAGCAAAAAAATCAAGCATCTCACCCTTTAAAGAAGATGCTAAATTTGTAGAAGTCGATGGCACTACATCTAGATTTGATGAAAGAGGAATTGCTGATCCTTTAATCGGTTCTGTCCACGATCCAATTTACCAGGGGGCAGGAGCCATGGGAATGGCCGGTATACCCCAGCCTAAACCGGGAGCTGTTACTAAAGCTCATGGAGGCATGCTGTTTATTGATGAAATTGGAGAATTACATCCTATCCAAATTAACAAGCTCTTAAAGGTATTAGAAGATCGGAAAGTATTTTTAGAAAGTGCATATTATAACTCAGAGGATGCTAATATACCTGCACATATCCATGATATGTTTCAAAATGGACTGCCTGCCGACTTTCGTTTAGTAGGTGCAACAACCAGGCTGCCTCATGAACTACCGCCAGCTATTCGTTCCCGCTGTTTAGAAGTATTTTTTAGAGCTTTGACTCCTGAAGAAATAGGAATTATTGGACGTAACGCTGTTCAAAAAATTGGTTACACAATCACGGATAAAGCAATTAATGTTTTAGAAAAATATGCTACTAACGGTAGAGAAGCTGTGAATATTATTCAAATAGCAGCTGGTTTGGCTTTAGGCAATGATAAGAAAGAAATTGATGCTGCAGACATTGAATGGGTAGTCAATAGTGGACAATATTCCCCTCGCCCAGAAAAGAAAATACCAGCTGTCCCTCAAGTAGGAGTTGTCAATGGTTTAGCAATTGTTGGCCCCAACTTAGGTACTTTATTAGAATTGGAAGTTTGTGTTTTACCAGTTCCGAAAGGAAAAGGTAAGGTAACTGTAACAGGGGTAGTAGAAGAAGAAGAAATGGGAGGCAGCGACGGCAAGAAAATTAGGCGGAAAAGCATGGCTAAAGGCTCTGTAGAAAATGTATTAACATGTCTGCGTAGAAATACAGATTTAGATCCCAGAGATTACGATATTCATGTTAATTTTCCGGGAGGAATACCAGTTGACGGTCCTTCAGCAGGCGTTACCATAGCCACAGCTATTTATTCAGCAATTAAAAATATTCCTGTGGATAATAAAGTGGCTATGACTGGGGAAGTATCTATTTATGGCAATATTAAACCCATTGGTGGTGTAGTTGCTAAAGTGGAGGCTGCTCAGCAGGCGGGGGCCAAAAAAGTATATATACCTATGGAAAATTACCAGGAAATTTTTAAAGAAATGGAGAACATTGAAGTTATACCTGTAGAAAAACTTTCCCAACTGCTAAAATATGTTTTAGATGTTGATTTAAGTGACAAAAACTTTGAACTACCAAAATTAAAAACCGAAATATTAGCTGCCAGATCTGTAGCTAACAGTCATTCTTCTAGCGTAGGCCGTTAA
- the lon gene encoding endopeptidase La gives MAEQIKKEIPLLPLRGVSVFPYMVIHLDVGRERSINAIDAAMAADQQVFLTMQKDAQTDEPNKDEIYEFGTIAEIKQLLKLPGGTIRVLVEGLTRAKIASFLSEEPYHKVEVETYEDSTEKSLETEALMRTLIDLFEQYVKTSKKIPPEAVATVVTLEEPGRLADVVIAHLSLKLTEKQRALETINVQKRLELICEVLTNEMEILELERKINARVRKQMEKTQKEYYLREQLKAIQKELGEKDERVAEGEELRQKLEKAKLPKEVKEKALKEIERLEKMPPMVAEATVVRNYLDWILGLPWNKQTKDRLDIKMAEQILQEDHYGLKEVKDRILEYLSVRQLSQQMKGPILCFVGPPGVGKTSLAKSVSRALERKFVRMSLGGMRDEAEIRGHRRTYVGAMPGRIIQSLKQAGTKNPVILLDEIDKLGSDFRGDPSSALLEVLDPEQNNTFSDHYVEVPFDLSKIMFITTANVHYNIPRPLLDRMEVIQIPGYTEEEKLQIALRHLVPKQVKEHGLKADQLVVSENAIRRIIREYTREAGVRNLERQVASLCRKVAREIVEGKIFNGKISAQNIEHYLGIPRFRYGLAGEKNEIGVVTGLAVTEVGGDVLSVEATLLKGKGNLTLTGQLGDVMKESAYAGLSYIRSKTSDLGVAEDFYEKYDIHIHVPEGAIPKDGPSAGITMATALTSALSSRPVRKDVAMTGEITLRGRVLPVGGIKEKVLAAHRAGIKTVILPKENEKSLENIPANVKRKLEFVLVDHLDQVLPRALEDEKEV, from the coding sequence ATGGCAGAACAAATAAAGAAGGAAATACCACTGTTGCCTTTAAGAGGTGTTTCCGTCTTCCCTTATATGGTTATCCATTTAGATGTAGGGCGAGAACGTTCAATTAATGCAATAGATGCTGCAATGGCTGCTGATCAGCAAGTTTTTTTAACAATGCAAAAAGATGCTCAAACTGATGAACCAAATAAAGATGAAATATATGAATTCGGTACAATAGCCGAAATAAAGCAGCTTTTAAAACTTCCCGGAGGTACTATTCGGGTTCTTGTAGAGGGGTTAACTAGAGCTAAAATTGCTTCATTTCTCTCTGAGGAGCCATATCATAAAGTAGAAGTGGAGACATACGAGGACTCAACTGAAAAAAGCTTGGAAACAGAAGCATTAATGCGTACTTTAATTGACTTGTTTGAACAGTATGTGAAAACAAGCAAAAAAATTCCACCTGAAGCAGTCGCTACTGTAGTAACTTTAGAAGAGCCAGGGCGTTTAGCCGATGTTGTTATTGCACATCTATCTTTGAAACTAACTGAGAAGCAGCGAGCCTTAGAAACAATTAACGTCCAGAAACGTTTAGAGCTTATTTGCGAAGTTTTAACAAACGAAATGGAAATATTAGAACTGGAGCGTAAAATAAATGCTAGAGTTCGCAAACAAATGGAAAAAACTCAAAAGGAATACTATTTGCGGGAACAATTAAAAGCAATTCAGAAAGAATTAGGTGAAAAAGACGAGCGTGTGGCAGAGGGAGAAGAGCTGCGACAAAAACTTGAAAAAGCTAAACTGCCTAAAGAAGTTAAAGAAAAAGCTTTGAAAGAAATAGAACGTTTGGAAAAAATGCCACCAATGGTTGCAGAAGCTACTGTTGTTCGGAATTACTTAGACTGGATCCTTGGTTTGCCTTGGAATAAACAGACAAAAGATAGATTAGACATTAAAATGGCAGAACAAATACTGCAAGAAGACCATTATGGACTAAAAGAAGTTAAAGATCGTATTTTAGAATACCTGTCCGTACGCCAACTATCTCAGCAAATGAAAGGCCCAATCCTTTGTTTTGTAGGTCCTCCTGGCGTAGGAAAAACATCCTTAGCTAAATCAGTGTCTCGAGCATTGGAAAGAAAATTTGTGCGCATGTCTTTAGGAGGCATGCGGGACGAAGCCGAAATTCGAGGACATAGAAGGACTTATGTTGGAGCTATGCCTGGGAGAATTATTCAAAGCCTAAAGCAGGCAGGTACTAAAAACCCAGTGATTCTCTTGGACGAAATTGATAAGTTAGGCTCAGACTTTCGGGGTGATCCATCTTCTGCACTCCTAGAAGTTTTAGACCCTGAACAAAACAATACCTTTAGCGACCATTATGTTGAAGTTCCTTTTGATTTATCCAAGATAATGTTTATTACTACAGCTAATGTCCACTATAATATCCCCAGACCTTTGTTGGACAGGATGGAAGTTATCCAAATTCCTGGATATACCGAAGAAGAAAAACTACAAATTGCTTTGCGCCATTTAGTACCAAAACAAGTGAAAGAACATGGCTTAAAAGCAGATCAATTAGTTGTTTCGGAAAATGCTATTCGGAGAATTATTCGGGAGTATACTAGGGAAGCTGGAGTTAGAAATTTAGAAAGACAAGTTGCTTCTTTATGCCGTAAAGTTGCTAGGGAAATTGTTGAAGGAAAAATTTTTAATGGAAAAATAAGTGCCCAAAATATTGAACATTACTTGGGAATTCCCCGTTTCCGCTATGGTTTAGCAGGGGAGAAAAATGAGATTGGGGTCGTTACTGGTTTAGCTGTAACGGAAGTTGGCGGCGACGTTTTAAGTGTAGAAGCTACATTGTTAAAGGGCAAAGGTAATTTAACCTTAACTGGACAGCTGGGAGATGTAATGAAGGAATCTGCCTATGCTGGTTTAAGTTATATTCGTTCTAAGACAAGTGATTTAGGAGTTGCTGAGGACTTTTATGAGAAATATGATATTCATATTCATGTGCCTGAGGGAGCAATACCAAAGGATGGTCCTTCCGCTGGAATTACTATGGCTACTGCATTAACATCAGCTCTTTCTAGCCGCCCAGTGAGGAAAGATGTGGCTATGACTGGAGAGATTACACTGCGGGGCAGAGTACTCCCTGTAGGTGGTATTAAGGAAAAAGTCTTGGCAGCTCATCGTGCGGGCATTAAAACAGTTATACTGCCCAAGGAAAATGAGAAGAGTTTAGAAAATATTCCCGCCAATGTTAAAAGAAAATTGGAATTTGTCTTAGTAGATCATTTAGATCAAGTTTTGCCAAGAGCGCTGGAAGATGAAAAAGAAGTATGA
- the yihA gene encoding ribosome biogenesis GTP-binding protein YihA/YsxC, whose translation MKIKTAEYFSTAVKQDQYPSGDMLEIAIVGRSNVGKSSLINKIVNRKGLARISQQPGKTQTINFYLINNAFYLVDLPGYGFARVSQQVKKTWGKMIEEYLHKRANLVSVIQLIDFRHPPTKDDLQMYHWLKEVQSQVIIACTKADKISKGQWQKHLKEIKTGLQADPEDIFIPCSALTGTGIEELRHIFGQLLSIKSQR comes from the coding sequence ATGAAAATAAAGACAGCAGAGTATTTTTCTACGGCAGTTAAACAAGACCAGTATCCATCTGGGGATATGTTAGAGATAGCCATAGTAGGAAGGTCCAATGTGGGTAAATCTTCCTTAATTAATAAGATAGTCAATCGCAAAGGACTAGCTCGCATTAGTCAACAGCCGGGAAAGACCCAGACCATTAATTTTTATTTAATTAACAATGCTTTTTATTTAGTGGACTTGCCGGGTTATGGTTTTGCTCGTGTATCTCAGCAAGTGAAGAAAACTTGGGGGAAGATGATTGAAGAGTATTTACACAAAAGAGCTAATTTAGTTAGCGTTATTCAACTAATTGACTTTCGTCATCCACCTACCAAGGACGATTTACAAATGTACCATTGGTTGAAAGAAGTGCAGTCCCAAGTAATTATTGCTTGCACCAAAGCAGATAAAATCAGCAAGGGCCAATGGCAAAAGCACTTAAAGGAAATTAAAACAGGGCTTCAAGCTGATCCTGAAGATATTTTTATACCTTGCTCTGCACTGACAGGCACAGGAATTGAAGAATTGCGCCATATTTTTGGGCAGCTGCTTAGTATTAAAAGCCAGCGATAA